The following proteins are co-located in the Tripterygium wilfordii isolate XIE 37 chromosome 2, ASM1340144v1, whole genome shotgun sequence genome:
- the LOC119980976 gene encoding uncharacterized protein LOC119980976 encodes MKLLPSASVSSTSSFDANMCNSRSSPSGCFTGIFRRILCSGSLPTHPSDQIIEASSNDSDHQQEFKAIESIVEAHSWRATPGLVAKLMGLEALPELNSIETQMSSSSILRSKSMNDVGYREKCDRSHGHHRRTRSSTMSIHDMPTFIELENEEFFVLSFESGSKIKKKRSKERKRENSSDEFSPKGASGAAKLKKNKKKVHQYSVIENAEQPIPSSEDSSPVSVLDYDQFISYCEDFATEENSELNSRRKLSPELENINESSPTNDDRPIGDDQKARMIEESCRRSRKKNCGSRDNMNMWGEICKQSEAEVVEPIWVHRNTLKIESLEDVGEDIESAILEELLQEMVDQAGGLHI; translated from the exons ATGAAGTTACTGCCTTCTGCTTCAGTTTCATCCACTTCTTCTTTTGATGCAAATATGTGCAATTCAAGAAGTTCACCATCAGGGTGTTTTACTGGAATATTCCGTCGGATTCTTTGCTCCGGTAGCCTACCCACACACCCATCTGATCAAATCATCGAAGCCAGCTCAAACGACAGCGATCATCAACAAGAATTTAAGGCTATTGAGAGCATAGTTGAAGCCCATTCATGGAGAGCTACTCCAGGGCTTGTTGCAAAGCTAATGGGCTTAGAAGCCTTGCCAGAGCTCAATTCGATTGAAACCCAGATGAGTTCGAGCTCAATCTTGCGAAGCAAGTCCATGAATGATGTGGGTTATAGAGAAAAATGTGACCGAAGTCATGGCCACCATAGAAGGACTAGAAGCTCTACAATGTCCATACACGATATGCCAACATTTATTGAGCTTGAAAATGAAGAGTTCTTTGTTTTAAGCTTTGAAAGCGGAAGcaaaatcaagaagaaaagatctaaagagagaaaaagagaaaattctTCCGATGAATTTAGCCCTAAAGGAGCATCTGGTGCAgcgaaattgaagaaaaacaagaagaaagtaCATCAATACTCTGTTATTGAAAATGCAGAGCAGCCTATACCCAGCTCAGAAGATTCAAGCCCGGTTTCAGTTCTTGATTACGACCAATTCATTTCTtattgtgaagattttgcaacAG AGGAAAATTCGGAGCTTAATTCGCGAAGAAAGCTATCGCCAGAACTTGAGAACATCAATGAATCATCTCCAACAAATGATGATAGGCCGATTGGTGATGATCAAAAAGCGAGAATGATTGAAGAATCATGTCGAAGATCGAGGAAGAAGAATTGTGGTAGTAGAGACAATATGAATATGTGGGGTGAAATTTGCAAACAGAGTGAAGCTGAGGTCGTTGAACCAATTTGGGTACACAGAAATACACTGAAGATTGAAAGTCTTGAAGATGTTGGTGAGGATATTGAATCAGCAATTTTGGAAGAATTATTACAAGAAATGGTAGATCAAGCTGGTGGACTTCACATATGA
- the LOC120016885 gene encoding zinc finger CCCH domain-containing protein 66-like, whose protein sequence is MCSGSKRKEAQVGLEMEYESQKLDGSFNNFSLLLELSASDDLIGFKRALEEEGHDINETGFWYGRRIGSKSMGFEERTPLMIAALFGSKDVLSYVIGTGCVDVNKACGSDGVTALHCAAAGGSVFAVEVVKVLLDASADVNSLDVGGNRPGDLIAPVVNSDFNSRKRNLEIMLKGSSISDEEEAFDLSDQIFHGIEGLEQQDITVPRVSKDGSEKKEYPIDLTLPDIRNGIYGTDDFRMYTFKIKPCSRAYSHDWTECPFVHPGENARRRDPRKYHYSCVPCPEFRKGMCRQGDACEYAHGIFECWLHPAQYRTRLCKDETNCSRRVCFFAHKPEELRSLYASIGSAVPSPRSYSAGNSSMDMASISPLALVSPSVMIPPTSTPPITPSGASPPMGGNMWDNQSNLTPPILQLPGSRLKSALCAGDLDLDLELLGWERSRRWQQQLIDESSGHSSPSSWKNSVSKASSFVASFGDHSGELNRLGMKPSNLEDIYGSLDPAILPQLQGLSLDVAASHLQSQTGVQMRQSMNHQLRSSYPTSLSSSPGRASASFGIDPSGAAALSSRSAAFAKRSQSFIERSAVNRHNGFSSPASSANGMPSNLSDWGSPDGKLDWGIQGEELNKLRKSASFGFRSAGAQAATSIPATFDEPDVSWVQSSVKDAPSSRAGHLGFEDQQQQCHLDNGGSEMVPVWVEQLYMEQEQMVA, encoded by the coding sequence ATGTGCAGTGGTTCGAAGAGGAAAGAAGCTCAAGTTGGTCTGGAGATGGAGTATGAATCCCAAAAGCTAGATGGGTCATTCAATAACTTCTCTCTTTTGCTTGAATTGTCCGCCTCAGATGATCTGATTGGGTTCAAGCGTGCTCTCGAGGAGGAGGGTCATGATATCAATGAGACTGGTTTTTGGTATGGGAGGAGAATCGGGTCAAAGTCAATGGGTTTTGAGGAGAGAACTCCACTTATGATTGCTGCCTTGTTTGGCAGCAAAGATGTGTTGAGTTATGTGATTGGAACTGGCTGTGTCGATGTCAATAAGGCTTGTGGGTCTGATGGGGTCACCGCTCTACACTGTGCTGCGGCTGGTGGCTCAGTTTTTGCTGTCGAGGTTGTCAAGGTGTTGCTTGATGCTTCGGCAGATGTTAACTCACTTGATGTCGGTGGCAATCGACCTGGTGACTTGATTGCTCCTGTTGTCAATTCAGATTTTAATTCAAGGAAGAGGAATTTGGAAATCATGCTGAAAGGCAGCAGCATCAGTGATGAAGAAGAAGCTTTTGATTTGTCTGATCAAATCTTTCATGGGATTGAAGGGTTGGAGCAGCAAGATATTACAGTTCCACGAGTTTCCAAAGACGGGAGTGAGAAGAAAGAGTATCCAATTGATCTTACTCTCCCAGACATCAGGAATGGGATATATGGAACAGATGACTTCAGGATGTATACTTTCAAGATCAAGCCCTGCTCAAGAGCTTACTCTCATGATTGGACTGAGTGCCCTTTTGTTCATCCAGGGGAAAACGCGAGGCGGCGTGATCCGAGAAAATATCATTATAGTTGTGTTCCATGCCCTGAGTTTCGGAAAGGGATGTGCAGGCAAGGGGATGCTTGTGAATATGCACATGGGATTTTCGAGTGCTGGCTGCATCCTGCTCAATATCGCACCCGTCTGTGTAAGGATGAGACTAATTGCAGCAGAAGGGTTTGTTTTTTTGCACACAAACCTGAAGAGCTTCGCTCCCTGTATGCCTCAATTGGCTCAGCAGTGCCTTCTCCAAGATCATACTCAGCTGGCAATTCTTCAATGGACATGGCTTCGATAAGCCCACTTGCCCTAGTTTCTCCATCTGTTATGATACCTCCTACTTCAACACCGCCCATTACTCCATCTGGAGCTTCTCCACCTATGGGTGGAAACATGTGGGATAACCAGTCAAATCTTACTCCCCCTATATTGCAGCTTCCTGGTAGCAGGTTGAAATCTGCACTTTGTGCTGGAGACTTGGATTTAGACCTAGAATTACTTGGATGGGAAAGAAGTCGTCGTTGGCAGCAACAGCTGATCGATGAGTCATCTGGCCACTCATCCCCATCCAGCTGGAAAAATAGCGTGTCGAAGGCATCATCTTTCGTCGCCTCCTTTGGTGATCATAGTGGGGAATTGAATAGACTGGGAATGAAACCATCTAACCTGGAAGATATTTATGGATCCCTTGATCCTGCAATTTTGCCTCAATTACAAGGACTCTCACTAGATGTTGCAGCATCCCATTTGCAGTCTCAAACTGGGGTCCAGATGCGCCAGAGCATGAACCATCAGCTCCGGTCAAGCTACCCTACCAGCCTTTCCTCATCTCCTGGTAGGGCATCGGCATCCTTTGGGATTGATCCATCTGGGGCAGCAGCTTTGAGTTCAAGGTCAGCTGCATTTGCAAAGAGGAGCCAAAGCTTCATTGAGCGTAGTGCTGTTAACCGTCATAATGGATTTTCTTCACCTGCTTCATCAGCCAATGGGATGCCTTCTAACCTTTCCGATTGGGGTTCACCTGATGGCAAATTGGACTGGGGTATCCAAGGAGAAGAGCTTAATAAGCTGCGGAAATCTGCTTCTTTTGGTTTCCGAAGTGCTGGGGCACAGGCTGCTACATCAATTCCTGCAACTTTTGATGAGCCAGATGTGTCTTGGGTTCAGTCCTCGGTGAAGGATGCCCCATCTTCAAGAGCTGGGCATTTAGGTTTTGAGGATCAGCAGCAGCAGTGTCATCTCGACAATGGTGGGTCTGAGATGGTCCCAGTTTGGGTGGAGCAGCTGTACATGGAGCAGGAGCAAATGGTGGCTTGA